From a single Desulfonatronovibrio hydrogenovorans DSM 9292 genomic region:
- a CDS encoding divergent polysaccharide deacetylase family protein yields MASAKKSGKKKKKETGQTPFPGVRPVLWGAAFVLTLFTLVAILLLPHKDTSRQSDLVRPDKTRTIPAEPSDDLYPDPAHEPPSPFKPKTFVYEEKIGLDFDLRVWEADMAILQTMTLLGHDPNRMSHRNVETRFFYGTPYHFQEMVIYTNNAHEIFIQKLKENLERFLSNVALTRGTRENTISISINGQETHSIILERIFEKPLPGSGKLVIIIDDLGGDLKYAKELAKLDFPIIFSVLPHISATDQVVDLARQNNIELMLHLPMEPLGFPEGVDPGPGALFVNMDENEIRRRVKDNIKQVPGAIGVNNHMGSRFTQDAKGMAIVFDELKKNQLFFLDSLTTPKSVAGKLAKEQDIAFLKRNIFLDNVQDTNAIMFQLSKAENIAIKLGMAVAIGHPYPETIKALQKWNSLKNNQVEVVRVSEFISTQRYRTVSHDRPGSLN; encoded by the coding sequence ATGGCCTCAGCAAAAAAATCCGGCAAAAAGAAAAAAAAAGAAACCGGACAGACTCCGTTTCCCGGAGTCCGTCCGGTGCTCTGGGGAGCAGCCTTTGTATTGACCCTGTTCACCCTGGTGGCCATCCTCCTCCTGCCCCACAAGGACACCTCCCGCCAATCCGATCTTGTAAGGCCTGATAAAACCCGGACCATCCCTGCAGAACCCTCTGATGATCTTTACCCTGATCCGGCCCATGAGCCGCCTTCTCCTTTCAAACCCAAGACATTTGTTTACGAAGAAAAGATTGGACTAGACTTTGACCTGCGGGTCTGGGAGGCTGACATGGCCATCCTGCAGACCATGACGCTGCTGGGACATGATCCAAACCGGATGTCCCACAGAAACGTTGAAACCCGGTTTTTTTACGGGACACCTTATCATTTCCAGGAAATGGTCATCTATACCAACAACGCTCATGAAATCTTCATCCAAAAGCTCAAAGAAAACCTTGAACGCTTTCTGTCCAATGTTGCCCTGACCAGGGGAACCCGTGAAAACACCATATCAATAAGCATCAACGGGCAAGAGACCCACAGCATAATCCTGGAAAGGATATTTGAAAAGCCCCTGCCTGGTTCCGGCAAACTGGTCATAATTATTGACGATCTAGGAGGCGATTTAAAGTATGCCAAAGAGCTGGCCAAACTGGACTTCCCAATAATTTTTTCAGTTCTCCCCCACATTTCCGCCACTGATCAGGTTGTGGATCTTGCCAGGCAGAACAATATCGAACTCATGCTTCATTTGCCCATGGAGCCACTGGGCTTCCCTGAAGGGGTGGACCCGGGACCAGGGGCCCTGTTCGTTAATATGGATGAAAATGAAATTAGACGCAGGGTCAAGGACAATATCAAGCAGGTGCCCGGGGCCATTGGCGTCAACAATCATATGGGGTCCAGGTTCACCCAGGATGCCAAAGGCATGGCCATAGTCTTTGACGAACTCAAGAAAAATCAGCTTTTCTTTCTGGACAGCCTGACCACCCCCAAGAGTGTGGCCGGAAAACTGGCCAAGGAACAGGATATTGCTTTCCTGAAAAGAAACATCTTTCTCGATAATGTCCAGGACACCAATGCCATCATGTTTCAGCTGAGCAAAGCTGAAAACATTGCCATCAAGCTGGGTATGGCCGTGGCCATAGGCCATCCTTACCCTGAGACCATCAAGGCCCTTCAAAAGTGGAATTCTTTAAAAAACAATCAGGTGGAGGTTGTCCGTGTCTCGGAGTTCATTTCTACCCAGAGATACAGGACCGTCTCCCACGACAGACCCGGATCATTGAACTGA
- the ndk gene encoding nucleoside-diphosphate kinase → MTQRTLSIIKPDATQRNLQGAILKMIQDAGLKIVAMKMITLTRNQAEGFYAVHKERPFFDSLTQFMCSGPVVVSVLEGENAITRYREVMGATNPANADEGTIRKAFALDIEKNSVHGSDAPDTAATEIAYFFNQLEITG, encoded by the coding sequence ATGACTCAAAGAACCCTGTCCATCATCAAGCCCGACGCCACCCAGAGAAATCTGCAGGGAGCGATCCTCAAGATGATTCAGGATGCCGGACTAAAGATCGTGGCCATGAAAATGATCACCCTGACCAGAAACCAGGCTGAAGGCTTCTATGCCGTACACAAAGAAAGGCCTTTTTTCGACAGTCTTACCCAGTTCATGTGTTCAGGCCCGGTAGTGGTATCAGTCCTTGAGGGGGAGAATGCCATTACCAGATACCGGGAAGTCATGGGTGCCACCAATCCGGCCAATGCGGATGAAGGAACCATCCGCAAGGCTTTTGCCCTGGACATTGAAAAAAACTCAGTCCACGGTTCGGATGCTCCAGATACGGCTGCTACTGAAATAGCCTATTTCTTCAATCAGCTGGAGATTACAGGCTGA
- the proC gene encoding pyrroline-5-carboxylate reductase: protein MSVRIGFIGAGNMGGAMIAGLARDKDLRLFGFDPDAEKLTRLQEQYDLRPLETPLSVAEGCDYIFLAVKPGLTKEVTTRISPALSSKKCLVSIAAGISVQSIVSWSEDVCPVARIMPNTPALAGRGVFAVCLDHEKIQPEHRQLLVRIISSLGKTFILPEKKFDAFTGLIGSGPAYVYYFMESMVEAGVLLGLDRTSATVMVKELFAGSAEMSISSELHITQLKEMVTSPGGTTAAGLSRLEKKAVKASIMEAVKKAASRSNELGKE from the coding sequence ATGTCTGTCCGCATCGGTTTCATTGGAGCCGGAAATATGGGCGGGGCCATGATTGCAGGCCTGGCCCGGGACAAGGATCTCAGACTTTTTGGCTTTGATCCAGATGCTGAAAAACTGACCAGGCTCCAGGAGCAATACGATCTTAGGCCTCTGGAGACCCCCTTGTCCGTGGCCGAGGGCTGCGATTATATCTTCCTGGCTGTCAAGCCTGGATTGACCAAAGAAGTCACAACCCGGATCAGTCCAGCCTTGTCCAGTAAAAAGTGCCTGGTGTCCATAGCAGCAGGGATTTCAGTTCAGTCAATTGTGTCCTGGTCTGAGGACGTGTGCCCGGTGGCCAGGATCATGCCCAACACTCCGGCCCTGGCGGGCCGGGGTGTTTTTGCCGTTTGCCTGGACCACGAAAAGATCCAGCCGGAGCATAGGCAGCTTTTAGTCAGAATCATCTCCAGTCTGGGCAAGACCTTTATTTTGCCTGAAAAGAAATTTGATGCATTCACAGGCCTGATAGGTTCAGGCCCTGCCTATGTCTACTACTTCATGGAGAGCATGGTCGAGGCGGGGGTATTGTTGGGCCTGGACCGAACATCTGCAACCGTCATGGTCAAAGAGCTTTTTGCAGGTTCGGCTGAAATGAGCATTAGTTCAGAGCTGCACATCACCCAATTAAAAGAAATGGTCACCTCACCAGGTGGAACAACAGCAGCTGGATTAAGCAGGCTTGAGAAAAAAGCAGTCAAGGCCTCCATCATGGAGGCCGTAAAAAAAGCAGCGTCCAGGAGCAATGAGCTGGGCAAAGAGTAA
- the thiD gene encoding bifunctional hydroxymethylpyrimidine kinase/phosphomethylpyrimidine kinase, translated as MTKPLNCALTIAGSDPGGGAGIQADLKTFAAHRVYGMSVITALTAQNTLGVYGISVPEPGFVSLQLDRVLDDFPVKAAKTGMLFSVEIISEVWNSLKDKDLLLVVDPVCISQSGHRLLREDAVEALKKMMIPKAILVTPNKPEAELLTGIKEIDSREKVLEAIDIFIKMGAKGVLLKGGHFQKQDEMVDWLGIESCAPFPIKRPRIKTRNTHGTGCTLSAAIAANLARGLEIGPAVEQARDYLQSALENSFNLGGGDGPVNHLVSPPGL; from the coding sequence ATGACCAAACCTTTGAATTGTGCCCTGACCATAGCAGGGTCAGATCCCGGGGGTGGGGCCGGAATCCAGGCCGACCTCAAGACCTTTGCCGCGCACAGGGTCTATGGGATGTCGGTTATCACAGCCCTTACAGCCCAGAATACCCTGGGAGTTTACGGAATATCAGTTCCTGAACCCGGTTTTGTCTCTCTCCAGCTTGACAGGGTTCTTGATGATTTTCCAGTAAAGGCGGCTAAGACCGGCATGCTTTTTTCCGTGGAGATCATATCCGAGGTCTGGAATAGCCTTAAGGATAAAGACTTATTGCTTGTAGTTGATCCGGTCTGCATAAGCCAGAGCGGTCACAGGCTGTTAAGGGAAGATGCAGTCGAGGCCTTGAAAAAGATGATGATTCCCAAAGCCATCCTTGTCACCCCCAACAAGCCGGAAGCAGAACTTTTGACCGGGATCAAAGAGATAGACTCCAGAGAGAAGGTGCTGGAGGCCATTGATATTTTCATAAAGATGGGAGCAAAGGGAGTCCTGCTCAAGGGTGGTCACTTCCAAAAACAGGATGAGATGGTGGACTGGCTGGGTATAGAGAGCTGTGCACCATTTCCCATTAAACGACCCAGGATTAAGACCAGAAATACCCATGGAACCGGATGTACTTTGTCTGCGGCCATTGCAGCCAACCTGGCCAGGGGTCTGGAAATAGGGCCTGCGGTTGAGCAGGCCAGGGATTATCTGCAGTCAGCTTTGGAAAACTCCTTTAATCTGGGCGGGGGAGACGGGCCGGTGAATCACCTGGTGTCTCCGCCAGGTCTTTGA
- a CDS encoding glutamine--tRNA ligase/YqeY domain fusion protein: protein MENSSQPNFIRDIIEKDLEAGKHTEVITRFPPEPNGYLHIGHAKSICLNFGVARDYGGRCHLRFDDTNPKKEQPEFVESIMEDVRWLGFEWGEHLCHASDYFDQLYRFGLELINKGKAYVCSLSPEEIRSYRGTLTEPGQNSPFRDRSIEENLDLFQRMKNNEFEEGTHVLRARIDMASPNINMRDPVLFRIVRADHHRTGDRWCIYPTYDYAHSLSDAIEGITHSLCSLEFQDHRPLYDWILDNLSVDCHPQQIEFARLNLNYTVMSKRKLSRLVSEGHVKSWDDPRMPTLSGLRRRGYTPASIRRFCDLIGVAKSDNIVDMSMLEFCIREDLNKRAPRRMAVLNPLKVVITNYSEGREEELEAINNPEDDSMGKRMLLFSRELYIERDDFMEDPPRKFFRLAPGREVRLRYAYFITCQEVIKDPLTGQIIEIRCTYDPATRGGDAPDGRKVKATLHWVSAKHAKKAEVRLYDRLFSVASPTKDEKKGVDFIQYVNPDSLDILDECYIEPGLEHAEPGERIQFERLGYFCVDPDTRTNRPVFNRTVTLRDAWAKIRNKSGR, encoded by the coding sequence ATGGAAAATTCTTCACAGCCGAACTTCATACGGGACATAATTGAAAAAGATCTGGAAGCCGGAAAACACACCGAGGTGATCACCCGTTTTCCACCCGAGCCCAACGGATACCTGCATATAGGCCATGCCAAGTCCATATGTCTTAACTTTGGAGTGGCCAGAGACTACGGCGGGAGGTGCCATCTTCGGTTTGACGACACCAACCCCAAAAAGGAACAGCCAGAGTTTGTTGAATCCATAATGGAAGATGTCCGCTGGCTGGGCTTTGAATGGGGGGAACATCTCTGCCATGCCTCGGATTATTTTGACCAGCTGTACCGGTTTGGTCTGGAGCTGATCAACAAGGGCAAGGCCTATGTGTGCAGCCTGAGCCCTGAGGAGATCCGCAGCTACCGGGGAACATTGACTGAACCAGGACAGAACAGTCCATTTAGGGATCGGAGCATTGAAGAGAATCTGGATTTGTTTCAGCGGATGAAAAATAATGAGTTTGAAGAAGGGACACATGTTCTGCGGGCCAGGATCGATATGGCCTCTCCCAATATAAACATGCGTGACCCGGTCCTGTTCAGGATAGTCAGGGCTGACCATCATCGGACAGGAGACAGATGGTGCATATATCCTACCTATGATTACGCCCATAGTCTGTCCGATGCCATTGAAGGGATCACTCACTCCCTCTGCTCCCTGGAGTTTCAGGACCATCGTCCCTTGTATGACTGGATCCTGGACAACCTCTCAGTGGATTGTCATCCACAGCAGATTGAATTTGCCAGGCTCAATCTTAATTACACAGTTATGAGCAAGAGAAAGCTTTCCAGGCTGGTCAGTGAGGGTCATGTCAAGTCCTGGGATGACCCCAGGATGCCCACTCTTTCCGGTTTGAGACGCAGAGGGTATACACCGGCATCCATCAGGCGGTTTTGCGATCTGATAGGCGTGGCTAAAAGTGATAATATCGTGGACATGTCCATGCTCGAGTTCTGTATACGGGAGGACTTGAATAAGAGGGCTCCCAGAAGGATGGCTGTCCTAAATCCGCTTAAGGTGGTCATAACCAACTATTCTGAAGGCCGGGAAGAGGAACTCGAAGCAATCAACAATCCTGAGGATGATTCCATGGGCAAGCGCATGCTCTTGTTTTCCAGGGAGCTGTATATTGAACGTGATGATTTTATGGAAGACCCGCCCAGGAAGTTTTTCCGTCTTGCTCCCGGACGCGAGGTCCGGTTGAGGTATGCTTATTTCATCACCTGTCAGGAGGTGATCAAGGATCCTTTAACCGGCCAGATCATTGAGATCCGCTGTACCTATGATCCAGCTACCAGAGGGGGCGATGCTCCTGACGGCCGCAAGGTCAAGGCCACCCTGCACTGGGTTTCGGCAAAGCACGCCAAAAAGGCAGAAGTCAGGCTCTATGACCGGCTTTTTTCCGTTGCCAGTCCTACCAAGGATGAGAAAAAAGGGGTTGACTTTATTCAATATGTTAACCCTGACTCTCTGGACATCCTTGACGAATGCTATATTGAGCCTGGCCTGGAACATGCTGAACCCGGGGAAAGAATCCAGTTTGAAAGGCTTGGCTACTTCTGCGTTGATCCAGATACCAGAACGAACAGGCCTGTATTCAACCGAACAGTTACCCTCAGAGATGCCTGGGCCAAGATCCGGAACAAATCAGGCAGATAA